A section of the Centroberyx gerrardi isolate f3 chromosome 8, fCenGer3.hap1.cur.20231027, whole genome shotgun sequence genome encodes:
- the ehmt1a gene encoding histone-lysine N-methyltransferase EHMT1a, translating into MDPSGVGEGPGPGRRPSNPSPSPNPTLGTPTGAKGGQRPHVKITPFHGSPIASNGGFPRNKRPAAAAGRAHTSPRGLFSETPGSSPVATAGSSEEQTLSSASLHPTPVGKAKAMSKTALSPPVLKPVGRKAAKSSSADAPKSEPPSPHAAKLPPSQNGKGRRAVSTKPRPAVKRKKRKMGMYNLVPKKRAKVLKEKQEKKEDPVTSVETNRAAADLKPAIPVETLKATEPTAVRNETTTAAELEEGSHVEYTELALDCLDLKAQEELLSPALSGLLADSEAGETDLAEELPLCCCRMETPNTGGSISTPDQTCMATESVDGVVSRCQRRVMKQEMMRPSNTVHLLVLCEDHRAGMVKHQCCPGCGLFCRAGSFMECRPYGSISHRFHRGCASILKDRRFCPHCGEDASGAKEVMVSKPDQPPSVPRSEPGPALPAGPAVPALPSAPATPAVPQILRAKKTSEPQRTRDDSPNMLKGDALSAADRLPKESLESILMALDDENLKPKKVKYPTKQLYISAKQGELQKVIHLLVDGKDPNFLMEGQNKRTPLHAAAAEGHQEICHMLVQAGANLDTFDEEQRTPLMAACENSHLDTVKYLLRAGAAVSHKDIKGSTCLHLAAKLGHYDIVHHLLAKASKYINCQDDGGWTPITWAIEYKHKELVHVLLARGADVNIRDKEENVCLHWAALSGCDDVAQALLEARCDLGAANVHGDSPLHVAARENQLECVMLFLSRGADVNQRNREGETALDCCVYASKVWTALNTNKKLTDARRGRDCHGERVLSRDISRGYEAVPITCVNAVDGEPCPENFKYIPDSCVTSPLNIDKDITHLQHCACTDDCSSSTCMCGQLSLRCWYDNEGRLPLDFCQREPPVLFECNHACSCWRTCRNRVVQNGLRARLQLYRTQKMGWGVRAMQDIPQGAFICEYVGEIITDGEADKRENDSFLFTLDNKVGDVHCIDARLFGNVGRFINHLCEPNLLAVRVFTMHQDLRFPRIAFFSSRPVKAGDQIGFDYGDHYWRIKSKHFSCQCGSPKCRHASANR; encoded by the exons ATGGATCCCAGTGGAGTCGGCGAGGGGCCCGGACCGGGCAGAAGACCCTCCaaccccagccccagccccaacCCCACCCTGGGGACACCCACGGGAGCCAAGGGCGGTCAGAGGCCCCACGTCAAGATCACTCCCTTCCACGGCTCGCCCATCGCCAGCAACGGCGGGTTTCCACGCAACAAGCGGCCAGCAGCGGCGGCCGGGAGGGCCCACACGTCTCCCCGAGGTCTGTTCTCGGAAACACCTGGAAGCTCGCCTGTCGCCACTGCTGGGAGCTCGGAGGAACAGACTCTCAGTTCAGCCTCCCTGCATCCCACACCAGTAGGAAAGGCCAAGGCTATGAGCAAGACTGCCCTAAGTCCTCCTGTTCTCAAG CCCGTGGGCAGGAAGGCAGCCAAGTCGAGTTCGGCAGACGCACCGAAGTCCGAACCGCCTTCTCCTCATGCTGCAAAGCTTCCTCCGAGCCAGAACGGCAAAGGCAGGAGGGCCGTCTCCACCAAGCCTCGGCCAG ctgtgaagaggaagaagaggaagatggggATGTACAACTTGGTCCCGAAGAAGAGGGCCAAGGTTCTGAAAGAGAAGCAGGAGAAA AAAGAGGACCCGGTCACCAGTGTGGAGACAAACCGAGCCGCGGCAGACCTAAAACCAGCGATCCCAGTAGAGACTCTGAAGGCCACGGAGCCGACGGCCGTCAGGAATGAAACCACGACGGCGGCGGAGCTGGAGGAAGGCAGCCATGTCGAATACACCGAGCTGGCCTTGGACTGTCTAGACCTGAAAGCCCAGGAAGAGCTGCTGTCGCCTGCCCTCTCAG gtttaCTGGCGGACTCTGAAGCGGGAGAAACAGACCTGGCTGAGGAGTTGCCACTGTGCTGTTGTCGTATGGAGACTCCTAACACTGGAGGCAGCATCTCCACGCCGGATCAGACCTGCATGGCCACGGAGAGCGTGGATGGAGTG GTGAGTCGTTGCCAGCGTCGAGTGATGAAGCAGGAGATGATGCGGCCCTCCAACACCGTCCACCTCCTGGTCCTGTGCGAGGACCACCGGGCCGGCATGGTCAAGCACCAGTGCTGCCCCGGCTGCGGCCTCTTCTGCAGGGCG GGCTCCTTCATGGAGTGTCGGCCGTACGGCAGCATCTCCCACCGGTTCCACCGCGGCTGCGCCTCCATCTTGAAGGATCGCAGGTTTTGCCCCCACTGCGGGGAGGACGCCAGCGGGGCCAAGGAGGTCATGGTGTCCAAGCCCGATCAGCCGCCCTCCGTCCCCAGATCGGAGCCCGGGCCGGCTCTACCGGCCGGACCCGCTGTGCCCGCCCTGCCGTCTGCACCCGCCACGCCCGCTGTTCCACAGATACTCAGGGCGAAGAAGACCAGCGAGCCGCAGAGGACCAGAGACGACAGCCCCAACAT GTTGAAGGGAGACGCTCTGAGTGCTGCAGATCGACTGCCTAAAGAGTCACTGGAGAGCATTCTGATGGCACTGGATGATGAAAA CTTGAAACCAAAAAAAGTGAAGTACCCCACCAAGCAGCTGTACATCTCTGCAAAACAAGGAGAGCTCCAGAAGGTTATTCATCTTTTAG TGGATGGCAAAGACCCCAACTTCTTGATGGAGGGACAAAACAAGCGCACCCCTCTGCATGCGGCAGCCGCTGAGGGCCACCAGGAGATCTGCCACATGCTGGTCCAG gccggCGCCAACCTGGACACGTTTGATGAGGAGCAGCGAACGCCGCTGATGGCTGCCTGTGAAAACAGCCATCTGGATACAGTGAAGTACCTGCTCAGAGCCGGGGCAGCTGTCAGCCACAAG GATATCAAGGGTTCCACCTGTCTGCATCTGGCAGCTAAACTGGGACATTATGATATAGTCCATCATCTGCTCGCCAAGGCATCCAAATACATCAACTGTCAG GACGACGGCGGATGGACTCCGATCACCTGGGCCATCGAGTACAAGCACAAGGAGCTGGTACATGTGCTGTTAGCCAGAGGAGCTGATGTTAACATCAGAGACAAG GAAGAGAACGTTTGCCTCCACTGGGCGGCGCTGTCGGGCTGCGACGACGTGGCCCAGGCGCTGCTGGAGGCCCGGTGCGACCTCGGTGCCGCCAACGTCCACGGAGACTCGCCGCTTCACGTCGCCGCCAGAGAGAACCAGCTGGAGTGCGTGAT GTTGTTTCTGTCTCGAGGAGCTGACGTCAACCAGAGgaacagggagggagaaaccGCTCTGGACTGCTGCGTCTACGCCTCAAAGGTCTGGACGGCGCTCAACACCAACAAGAAGCTGACCGACGCCAGGAGAGGCAGGGATTGCCACGGAGAACGAGTCCTGAGCAG GGACATCTCTCGAGGGTACGAGGCGGTTCCTATAACCTGCGTTAACGCCGTCGACGGCGAGCCCTGCCCAGAAAACTTCAAATACATCCCAGACAGCTGCGTCACCTCCCCGCTCAACATAGACAAGGACATCACCCACTTACAG CACTGTGCCTGTACAGACGACTGCTCATCCAGCACTTGCATGTGTGGTCAGCTCAGTCTGCGCTGTTGGTATGACAAC GAGGGTCGACTGCCACTGGACTTCTGCCAGCGGGAGCCTCCGGTACTGTTTGAGTGTAACCATGCCTGCTCCTGCTGGAGGACCTGCAGGAACCGAGTGGTCCAGAACGGACTGAG aGCCCGCCTGCAGCTCTACAGGACGCAGAAGATGGGCTGGGGAGTGCGGGCGATGCAGGATATTCCTCAAGGAGCGTTCATTTGCGA GTATGTTGGGGAGATCATAACGGATGGAGAGGCCGACAAAAGGGAGAACGACTCGTTCCTCTTCACCCTTGACAATAAG GTAGGCGATGTGCACTGCATCGACGCGCGGCTTTTCGGCAACGTCGGCCGCTTCATCAACCACCTGTGCGAGCCCAACCTGCTGGCCGTGCGGGTGTTCACCATGCACCAGGACCTGCGCTTCCCCCGGATAGCCTTCTTCTCCAGCAGGCCCGTCAAAGCTGGAGACCAGATAGG GTTTGACTACGGCGATCACTACTGGAGGATCAAGAGCAAGCACTTCAGCTGCCAGTGCGGCTCTCCAAAGTGCCGCCACGCATCTGCTAACAGATAG